In Labrus bergylta chromosome 5, fLabBer1.1, whole genome shotgun sequence, the genomic window CAGATAGAGAAAACTTGAAAgacatttagtgtgctgacttttcttgTCTCTTTGTTCCTCTGACCATGGCTACATCCTGAACACCTCATGCAAACACTTAACCTAAATAGATTATCTATAAAATAATactcaataaaaagaaaatgtcttaaaaagaATCAAACATAAAGTTAGAAAGTTAGAAGGAATCAAACAGACCACATGTTATCAGTATCATTTAGTCTACTTGTGCTGTTTGCTTCAcatcataaaacatgcagtgcTTCATGAACAGATAACAAAGAACAGAAAGTCCTTCCACTGAAGTCTAAATGAGCTCTAAACACTCGTTCTCTACATGAAAGGGTTCCAGCACATACCATCCAAAACAGACTTCTCAATGATCGGCTGTATCGTGGCAGATGCTTTGAAGCATTCAggttcctctctctcctcctcgctgTCTATTGCTGGACCCATGATGCCTGTGGAAGCAAGCTTCTCCTCATCTGTGGCGTGATGAACCCGCTGAGTGATCTCTGGCGTCTGAACCACCACCTCGTCCTCCTCCTAGAGACAAGATTCAACAGGTTTAACATCAATCCTgggtttttcatttaaaaaatcatgctGAGTAAATGAAAatacttcttctttttaaaagaaaagaaaatagtaCAGTTGTAGAGCTGAAATGTTGATGAGCATTGAGTGTATACAGTACTTTTTATACATAAAAGTCACTTAAAACAATCGTTGAGATatcaccaattttttttttataatggtGGGGTGGTCACAACAATAGTTTGCCTTGACAATCTGTGTAACAATAAGTCAACTCTTGTATCTATTACATCTTATCAGAGGTGATAATGTGGAGGGCACACAGGAGCAGCTCTCTAATAATGGACTGCAGATGGATAAGTCACAGATCTGTCATCATGCCAAACAGGCACTGCAGAGACACTGCTGATGCTCCTGTCAGCTTGTGTTaccatgtttatgtgtgtgttcgtgtgtgtgtgtgtgtgtgtgtgtgtgtgtgtgtgtgtgtgtgtgtgtgtgtgtgtgtgtgtgtgtgtgtgtgtgtgtgtgtgtgtgtgtgtaaagaagCGAGGCCAAAGTGTGCGACAGCTGCTGAATAATGGACATTGCGGCGTCACTGCAGTAAGGTGAAACATTTTGGCCTGACACAACACTCTCACACAAAGTCACACGGTACCTTATTGCACACATCGAGCACCAAGGACTGGCTCTCGTCATACTTCTGAACTTTACAGGAATTCCTACAAGGCAAGCACATGATAACAACAAAACCGTCAGAATATAGAGATTCAGAGATTCAGATTTAGCATTTCCTTAGATACTTTAATTTCTTCCCTCTCATATCTATAACAGATATATGTGCCAGACCTCTGGAAGGGACACAAGACGGTTCAAATGACCTTGCAGATGTAGCAGGGGATGCTTTTTGAGGTGAGGTGACACAGAGGCAGACATTTATTTCCCTCACGTTCTCCCTAAGCACTGCAGTTCTAACGCAGCACGTGCCACGATGAGTGTAAAATGGAAAGCAAGCATgcaatggggaaaaaaaagagcgtCTATAGAGAGAGAGTACttacaacagaaaacagagaaacttGACTTGTTCAGATGTCCTGAGGCCAAGAGTGGAGGACGAAAGCAGAGTTTTGGGGGGTTGCAcaacagacaggaagaggagggatgAAGGATGAGGGGGGTAttgatgaagaagatgaagaacagagaaaggagagtgtgtgagtgactaCAGGGTTCAGCTCAGCATGTTAGAATCTCAGCAGATAGTTTCAagtttgaaaagaaacacaagatgCAGATGGACCTGGAAAAACTAAATATAGTGCCGACCACCGACAGCTAGAAGCTCCTTTTGAAAGTCTATATATAACCGGTATGGGAATTGCATCAATGTGCAAGTGTCTGGCATGTGCTTAAAGCATTGTGTAGTATGCATCCAACCATAACAATCATCCAAAGAAATAATGAGTTCTGGAGCAAATTTAAAGAGAATATAGATAACAATGAAATGTGCATTTGTATTTTTGGGGGCAAATGAAACGGAATTGAAAGTTCAGAAGCACAACAAAACATTGACTTACTTGATTGTCCTCTCTTTGCTTTTCTTGGGAATTTGCCTCACTTTCTTCTCCCCTGCTGTCGGTTTGCCTCCATCTTTCACTTTTACCTCCGGCTGTGGGACACTACTGGACGAGTCCTCTGCGCTAAGAGTTTTGGAGGATTTAAAAGGGTCCACAGAGTCGTCCAAGTGATCAGGATCAAAACTGTAGGAGCCCTTAGGTAGCCCAGGAGAGCTGCCACTGCTACCGAATGGATTGAAGTTAGGATCGTCCCACTGACTGGGATCAAAGTTATATGTTCCTTTTTTAGGAATTGGAACGTCGTCAAGGTTCAAAGGTGCGGCAGAGTCTGAAACTGGCAAAGAAGGCTCTGGGGGAAGTTCTGATACCGGTTCTGGTGCTGGTTGAGAATCTGTTTCTGAAATTGTGGGTTCTGGTGCAGGTTTAGAGGAAGCCTCTGATCCTTTGGGCTTCTGCTTCTTAACTGCAAGtttgctgattttctttttgccaCCTAAGTTCCTCGGAGGCGGCTTGCTGACCGTCTCCTTGTCCAGACCAAACTCCAGCATCACAGGTTTTGGCTCCGATAATGACTCCATCGTCTCTGCTTCTGCTGAAGCTGCTGAATTGGCCTCGCAGTCAGACAATGAGCTACCGAGAGGCTCTAGTCTGGGGAGAGAGCTCGGACCGCAAGGCGGGGGAGAGTTCTGTATTTTAGATCCACCGCTTGTGAAGGGGTTAAAGCTGTCATCCAGCTGGTCAGGGTTAAATTTGTACGAGGCCTGGGGAACAGGAAGTTCTTCTTCCTCATTGGTTTGGGCGAGCTCATTCATAGAGGTCTTCAGCTTCAGCGATGGGGGCTTGGACTTACTGGATTTAGTCTTTTGAACAGGTTCTGATTTTTCCAGGTCAATGCAAACTGGTTCTGTTTTCTGAACAGTGGGCTCTGAAGCTGGTTTGGACTCAGGCTCACTGCTTTGGATTAGGTCTGGCTCCGGAATTTGagcagaagcaggaggaggtgcaggagcaggagcatgagcaggagcagcagcagaaggaggagcaggaccaggaggaggtgcaggagcatgagcaggagcagcagcaggagcaggagcagaagcagaaggaggagcaggaccaggaggaggtgcaggagcaggagcaggagcaggagcaggagcagaagCAAGAACTGGAGTCACATCTGTGACAGGATCTGCAACTAGGACAGGGACTGGTGCTTGGTGTGGCTCAGACTTTGGCACTCTGCATTTGTTAGCCGCTTCGGGCATTTCCTTCACTGAGAATGCAGCAGCAGGGTCTGGCACAGAGCTCGAGGCTTCTGGGAGATTCTCTGTTTGCTGCGCTTCCAGTGTCTGGATGTTTACTTCTAGCGGGCCACCCATGGGGACCGTCGGCTCATCCTGACCCATGTTGTGTCTGAGAAAAATATCCTGATCCTCGAAAGGAGCAGTCACTATCAGGTGCTCCTCCTGATCCACATCTGGTCAAAGAAATTagataataaaacattaaccagaaaatatattcatttttataatgatatggacctatgggtctgaaataaagtataaagtaaagtATATTTAAATCAGCATGTACAGTATTTCTGCTGATGATCATCTCTCCAATCAATCTATACTCAGATGTAGGTGATGTCTGATTGGTTACAAGCCAGCCAACTGATCCAGTaactgctgttgccatggtgatgtcTTACTATGAGGGCTACAACATTTAAACCAAGTATTTCTCAAGAGAGTAAAAAGAGAgatatgatttatttgttttgtgaacAACAGGGGACAGAGGTGGTGGTTGTGTAATTATTGCCTCCAGGGAACAGTTTGATACATCACCATATTTCAATACGGCTGTCATACTCCCATATTCCTGTAATATTATGTTGCTAGGATACTAGCACGGCCTGCTGTGTTTCTACCTACTTCCTTTCAGATTAGTGTGTCGCCAGAGTGTCACCCTCAAAGTATTCCTGCAATCCGACATGCCAAGAGAAACATGTTCTCACTAAATCCACCACATGCATATTCAATAGGCAGGTATAAGAttcctgtttttgttctctcactgttgtgtttgtaaagGCAAAACATGTCAGAGCACGGGGACATGCCACTTAGCTTCCTTGAAATAATACCTCAACCATGGGGTGTAATATAAATTTGATAAACAAATTGTTTTGttcatcattttctttcttgtttttagtATGACTAGTACCACTCTGTTTgtattgtgtatatttatgtcGCTTGGTGAGCTGTAAACTGAATTGCTCTACTGGGATATATAAAGTTGTATAAATCTAGAGCATCTTCCTGtgcattgtagctgtttttttttcagccaaacaaacatttatattgTGATGTTCTTGAGCTGAAAGCAACatttagaatatttttttaaaaaccaaaacatcacaaaacagTATAAACTGTACATGTATTACCTCAGTGGAGTGGCTTTTACTACAtgacaaatacaacacaacaccCAAGTATCAGTGTTATCAATTAAggttaactttttgtttctATCATAGTCTCTAACCCTGCAATAAATCGTAATAATATTTATCTAAATTGAATAATATACACACTGATGCTGAAGCAGTAACGGAGACTTTGGATGCATTCAGACAAACACAGCCATCAGCATGTTCATGTTGAAGTTTCTTTAGTGGCATTTTAACGAAACGCTGCCGGGATTTTACTCACAGCCGCAGCAGAAGCAGATGTTTGTGGTTGAGTCAAAAGTGAACTCCCTCATTGCTCCATACAGATTAACTTTTACAATGTGCACTTTTggaaaatcttctttttttttttttcttttttttaacattaacaatTTAATTTTAGAAAATAAGGAACTGCCCCACATAAACAAATGGCCTCCTACATCTTAAAGAGTCAGATAACAAGCTTTGTTCAGTCCCTCCCTTCACTGTGACCTCTATCAGTAATCAACACAAAACAGGGGGGAACCAAAGCTTTTGTTGAACCTGTTGAATTCCAGAGCAAAGGCCATTCCCACACTGACTCTACTTTAAGCTCCGCCTCTTAGTGATTCAAATGACAGTGATGCTTCTGCCATCATCACACCCAAAATCCTCTTAGGGTGCATACCAGCTCACATACCAAGCATGCAGGATATGTTTAGGTAATCATTAGCCTTAGGTGCCtgtaataaaacactgaaattaCACATCTGTATGAGCCATGAGTAGATCCAATATTCTCTTATTGGtacagtgctttaaaaaaaggcaggTAAATTCCCCTTTTAAGCTAAACTGCAACAGGTTGGTACATTCCTAAAACAGTCAGACTGCACATGTATCCAATTACTCTGACATGGAGAACCTGACTCCTAGTTCAGACACAGAAGTAGAATTTACAATGCCCGAAAGttcaaatcacattttctttaactAATAACAATGGCTTAGGCGTACGATACATTTAGAATTGTTTTCCCTCTCATTGAAGAGAGACAAACACTGCACCATGATGTAATGTGGGTTCACTCACAATAACATTAAAAGACtcttgtttccatggcaactcaAAGAAGGGACCCCCCCGTCTACACTATGTTATGTGTGCTTGAAAAGGCACGTCTTCCAACCTTTTTTAGATTCTGCAATTATAATGAGAACTTTCTGCAACTCCAAGGTAGCGTGTTTACGTCTCAGAGAGTATGCTGACTCTACCTctgtttatctctctctctctctctctctctctctctctctctctctctctctctctctctctctctctctctctctctgtaagaGTGTGTCTTTTATGCTCAGCAGTGGCCTCACCAGTTTTGCCtgcatcagtgttgttgttctCCAGCTCTCCTGGGATGGTGGGAGGGGCGCGGACAGGAGTTGCTGCTTCAGGAGTGTCAAAATGACCCTCTGAGTCAGAGCTGTGGAGGAGAGACACGGAGAAAGAGAGCATGAAGTTTCCAAATATTCAAAAACATTAGACTGTTGGATGACGGACTGATACTTGCATAACTGAGGAGTAAATGCTGAAACTATGTACACTCAGACAGTTCTAACAGGCAGTGTAACTGTAAACAACACCTGAATAAACAGAACTGCACTTACAGCAAGGACATGTGCTATGTGAGCAAGTACAAGACCATAGTTTCTGTCAGATTTAGAGCACCAGAGTATAAGACAGCGTTTAACAGCCTTTTAAACCTCTTTAAAGTTAATGTGTTCTTTCATGCGAGACAGATGCTCCCTTACAAAGCTGTTTGGAGGGCTGAAGCCAACCATGTTTAGGGTATAAAGATTGAGTAATCGAAAGAGGAAATGAAGCAGCCAACTCCTTCCTGTAACATCAAACCTTTACAGTTTGAGGTATAACACTGAGCAGCATACGAGTTATTTGCACATCCATCTTTAAATAAGATTCAATAACAGTACAACTACATTCTAACATCGTAGTGCAGCGACAGAAAGTGATGTGATCTGATCACTTCAGGGTGCCACATCACACTGTAGTTCAGATATCCACGTGGCTCTGATTCAATAACTGCTGATCAACCTAGAAAGTGTGAACGATTTGTTTACTGAGTTGAAAACAATGGTTGAGATCACATCCGAGCAAACACGAGGAGCAGAGAGACAGTAAGGCATGTGCCATGTTTGTGAGCAATGATTACATCATTAAACTACCTGGCTGTAGTGTTGGGAGTGTGTGCTGCCACAGCAATGAGGATGTACCAGCGAAAACATTCAGAACAGTTTAACCACAGCAAGGCCGGAAACATGTCAGATCAGCTAGAAGACATTTGACATTtctgcatgcaaacacaaatcCTTGATGCAAAAAAGGAACAGACACGTTTTTCCATCTGCCCTTTTCAACTAATATTCAGAATGTAAGAGGTTCCTCGACCTGACAGGTGGACAACACAAGCACACGTGATCACACATGTGAATATGCAAGTCCAGACAGTGTGAATCACAGTTTTAGTAGTCTCTGGGGCTCCAGCACAACACTTGCCTGCAGCTTAGagatctctcctcctcctcctcctcttcttcttcctctcctctctctccaaatTGCTCCCTCTCTCCGCtggcctcctcctcttcctctccacctcGTACTGCTGTCCATGTCCATTTGGCCCATGACACTGGTGACAGCCAAGACATCCCTCCGTTTCTTTACCAAGAAGGTTCTTCAACCCTCTGCTGATTCAAGTTTTCAGTAGATGGGGTTTCCAGAGTGAGTCTGACAGAtccttttttctgtgtgtttcttcctCAGATTCCCACACTGCCAACAGCTTTCACATCTTTCCCAAGAGCATTTCTCTTCGTGTGAGTTCTATTTTTCTCATGAAAAGGAGAAAACATGTCTCTTCCGCGCCTATATTTTCATGTGCTTGCTCATAAATTCAAAAGAAATTGCAGCTGCTTTCTCTATCTTCTCTTGTTTTTCCAGTCACGCACCCCTCTTCCTCTGCCTCAGTCGTAGAATACCTCAGCTCTGATCAGCTGGCTTCCCAAATgctgctctcactctctcctcctctgaaacCCCCCTCCAACTGTTCCCCTCCACCTCGGGCCGATCCACTGACAGAAAGCACAGCAAGGGGGGGCAGGAAGCTTGAagctctaaaaacaaaaacagcttctcCGCACTCAACCAAGTGAGCTCCCCTGTGGTCGGAGAATGGTACGTCCCTGTCAAACCGCTCGTGCactctgaagcaggaggagggagtcaaaaaaacaaacacaggaggaggaggaggagctgaactGTTGGGGCTCCACTGTCCACACTTTATAGCCCAAAGAGGGGATAGGAATGTGGGGCTGGATTTTTAAGCTTTCTCTGCTCCCCCAGGCAGTTTAACAGTTAACTGTCCCTCCCATCCAGTGGCAGGCAAGCATGACCAGGGGAACCAGTTATGTTGGGTAGCCTCAGGAGATCTACCTGGCTGGATTCAATTTGTCTGAGGTAACAGTTCAAACCACAGCGCTGACAGGGAATAATTGCCTTGAATACAATAATAATGGAAGCTTAAACCCCATTGTACCATCTGACACATGTacaatttttttgaagtcatcaaggaaaaggaaatgaaagaaagcCTCACATCCCTTCCCATGTTTTGCACAAGAGAATGTTTCTAAATAAACAAATGCTACCAAAATAAAGCCAAAAGACATTAACTTGAGTTAGTCAACAGAGGACTTTCATGTAAATCATCTATGACATGTGAGAGAAACAAACTTCATGAAAAAAACTGCTACAAGTTACAACGACTAAAAATGATCTATTGCTAATATCTGGTTCAGATattacaattacatttttttgtgatcaGTGCTCTCAATTTAGTACCCTCTGACCAGTGGTGTTCCCCAGGGCTCCATATTGGGCccattgctgttgttttttacacACACTATCATACAAAGACATTCAGACTGCAAAGACAGCATTTAAAGTAATTGTCATATGGATCACATCCAGATCTATGTACCATTTAAAAGCATAGAAAAACCTTGTCTTATCTTTAAGAAATCCAGGGCTGGAGGTCCCAAAATGTCCTAAAGCCAAATGAATACAAATCCCAGATTAATTAGTATTTGGTAGTTCCTGGTTAATAAACACTTGAAgaattaattttatttcatcattattatttttcttaattgCTGTTCACCTATGGGCCACAGTGCATCCCAACATCCAAAGGCAGGTCAATGCATGTTGTTCCTAGGTCTCTTAAGAGTAGAGAATACCAAGCTTTTGCCTGAAATTAACCTAAACCAACCTAAGCTTGCAGAATCAGAGACAtactttaataataaaaattcaAACTCATCTTTCAAGAAATTGGTTAATGACATGGATAAGTTAATTGaaaattgtatattttatgCCTTGCAGTGTATTTGAGTAAATGCAAATTCACAGACAGGCAAATTCACAGACGTTAACATCGATATTATTAGTAAAGAAAAACTGCCACTTTGAGGTCCTTTACAGGTATTTAAAGTGTGTGCATTTAGGCTAATATGATttagtacatttacaataagtCCACCGGGATTGTGTACCTGAGAGTTTTGGTTTTGTGAGCCTATTCATAGAGCCTGATAATGCATCCTctgtgtattgtttttataaaactCTTCCCCCCTCCAGAAGCTCCTTCAAGGTCTGGCTTGGCCATGCAGCAACTAAACTCCTCCCAAATTCCACCAGAGAAGCAGAGAAAATCGTGCCTCAGTCAAGCTCAGAGTTTCCACATGGAACCAGAAAGGGTGGGGTTCGTCCTTTGCCCACTTATTAAAAGTCTGGGTCTGGTGGAGCTTGAGGCGACAGTTAAGGCACAGGGAATCTCTGCTTGCATTTATTATGTTCAAGTAGTAGTCGGGAGGTAGTACAAAGACATTATCACATCTCTCTCTGAGTCAACCTTTTCCTTTATTCTGGGGTTTGTATCTCTTTCTTGTATGTCATTAATAATCACCAGGCTTCTGAAGTCATGAGTCACAGAGGAGAGCTGAGGCTTATTGGAACAAAAGATTATTTTCTACATGCACAGCATAGACAGCCAATAATCCTTCATCAACACGTTCAAATAAGTGATGAAGTAACAACACCTGAGAAAGTCTGACAGAGGTTTGTTTTCCTGCATCTGTAGAAGTTATTTTTCTCCATGTCTGTCAATGAAAAGAGCATTAAACTCTTTGTTTCCACTGAGTTGCTGTTTATTCTGAAGTGCTCTCTGCACCAGTGGTTAGCCAGAGGCCAGTAGGTTACATAAGAAAGGGATCATTTTACCATCTCTAACAGAAAATCACAACTATTTACTCAGagtaaatcaaaagaaaaagaaacatgagcAACACAAATTTTCTCCACCCAGTTCAAAACACAGTAACAATGCTCACAGACAGCAGCTCTACATCTGCTTGTCTAGTCTAAAAATGGCATCAATAAACATCAGTAGGTACCTTGACGAAGCAGCTGTGTGTTTCAAGATAAAGCCCCATATACTTCAAAGCTGttctaccaccaccaccactacaaCTCCTGCCAAGGAGCCTGATGCTCCACCAAAAGCCAAACAAAACTCAAAAGATCTCAGATTTCAAACACACtgggaggacaaaaaaaaagtcatgaatattgaaaggaaagaaaagcaaTCTGGCTCTTTTCTACTATTGTGAAGTTATTCTGAATTGCTCAAACTCTGCCTGTCTCTGTAAAATAAGACTcaagacacatttattttaagccTCAATGTCAGGCCTCACATCCAGTGACAATAGTTATTCTCTGTAACTTCACATATGATTCAGAAGGAATGCAGTGATAACATGAGCACATAAACCCGATATAGTTACACTCTGTTAACACTACTTTAAAAAATCCTTTCCATAGTTAGAGACGGTACTCGTTTTCAAAGGCCAATTGTGGAGCCACCACCAGCCCTTTGGAGGTGTAAAtaagacacacatgcagaggaagGAAGTAAATGACAAAATGAGCAGAGgaatttgtgtatgtgtttaagaaacagaagaaatagAGGAAGGCCAATGGAGAAAAAGCAAATGAGACAATGTTTTCAACACTTAGACTATGTTAGCATACAGCCGTCCTATTTTTGCCTACTATAAGGGACAAAAAGGACTCGTCGTAATCGATACTGGGAGCAAATAGCAGAATCAACGTGCCACactgacatctagtggtgatAAAGCAGAATTACATGTTAATAACGAATGCGATTGTGAAAACGCTGCTTACCTATTTGTATGATTTGAATAATAAattaagagttaaaaaaataaatctgtaaaacaTATATAGGCTAGGCTACTAAGTTGCAGATATTTCGATAAGCTACAGCTGGAAATCTAAGAAAATTGAACAATAAAAAGACAGTTTGAAGCCAATTACACTTCTGAATGGC contains:
- the tacc1 gene encoding transforming acidic coiled-coil-containing protein 1 isoform X3 produces the protein MGGNISQRKNSRKSSSRSPDNSVISDSEGHFDTPEAATPVRAPPTIPGELENNNTDAGKTDVDQEEHLIVTAPFEDQDIFLRHNMGQDEPTVPMGGPLEVNIQTLEAQQTENLPEASSSVPDPAAAFSVKEMPEAANKCRVPKSEPHQAPVPVLVADPVTDVTPVLASAPAPAPAPAPAPPPGPAPPSASAPAPAAAPAHAPAPPPGPAPPSAAAPAHAPAPAPPPASAQIPEPDLIQSSEPESKPASEPTVQKTEPVCIDLEKSEPVQKTKSSKSKPPSLKLKTSMNELAQTNEEEELPVPQASYKFNPDQLDDSFNPFTSGGSKIQNSPPPCGPSSLPRLEPLGSSLSDCEANSAASAEAETMESLSEPKPVMLEFGLDKETVSKPPPRNLGGKKKISKLAVKKQKPKGSEASSKPAPEPTISETDSQPAPEPVSELPPEPSLPVSDSAAPLNLDDVPIPKKGTYNFDPSQWDDPNFNPFGSSGSSPGLPKGSYSFDPDHLDDSVDPFKSSKTLSAEDSSSSVPQPEVKVKDGGKPTAGEKKVRQIPKKSKERTIKTSEQVKFLCFLLNSCKVQKYDESQSLVLDVCNKEEDEVVVQTPEITQRVHHATDEEKLASTGIMGPAIDSEEEREEPECFKASATIQPIIEKSVLDGAEFKTSDHFEEKDPCSLKDETHDLQSEVSMSQKEKVALSDTTGVAALSQDNMPLSEMDKAAVLTLIREEIITKEIEVNEWKRKYEESRAEVLEMRTIVAEYEKTVAQMIEDEQQQKTVSSSKSVRQLTLERDQAIADLNSVERSFADLFRRYENMKGVLEGFKKNEEVLKKCAQDYLMRIKQEEQRYQTLKVHAEEKLDKANEDIAQVRAKANSEGVALNASLRKEQMKVESLERAVLQKNQEIEELTKICDELITKLGTG
- the tacc1 gene encoding transforming acidic coiled-coil-containing protein 1 isoform X4 — encoded protein: MGQDEPTVPMGGPLEVNIQTLEAQQTENLPEASSSVPDPAAAFSVKEMPEAANKCRVPKSEPHQAPVPVLVADPVTDVTPVLASAPAPAPAPAPAPPPGPAPPSASAPAPAAAPAHAPAPPPGPAPPSAAAPAHAPAPAPPPASAQIPEPDLIQSSEPESKPASEPTVQKTEPVCIDLEKSEPVQKTKSSKSKPPSLKLKTSMNELAQTNEEEELPVPQASYKFNPDQLDDSFNPFTSGGSKIQNSPPPCGPSSLPRLEPLGSSLSDCEANSAASAEAETMESLSEPKPVMLEFGLDKETVSKPPPRNLGGKKKISKLAVKKQKPKGSEASSKPAPEPTISETDSQPAPEPVSELPPEPSLPVSDSAAPLNLDDVPIPKKGTYNFDPSQWDDPNFNPFGSSGSSPGLPKGSYSFDPDHLDDSVDPFKSSKTLSAEDSSSSVPQPEVKVKDGGKPTAGEKKVRQIPKKSKERTIKTSEQVKFLCFLLNSCKVQKYDESQSLVLDVCNKEEDEVVVQTPEITQRVHHATDEEKLASTGIMGPAIDSEEEREEPECFKASATIQPIIEKSVLDGAEFKTSDHFEEKDPCSLKDETHDLQSEVSMSQKEKVALSDTTGVAALSQDNMPLSEMDKAAVLTLIREEIITKEIEVNEWKRKYEESRAEVLEMRTIVAEYEKTVAQMIEDEQQQKTVSSSKSVRQLTLERDQAIADLNSVERSFADLFRRYENMKGVLEGFKKNEEVLKKCAQDYLMRIKQEEQRYQTLKVHAEEKLDKANEDIAQVRAKANSEGVALNASLRKEQMKVESLERAVLQKNQEIEELTKICDELITKLGTG
- the tacc1 gene encoding transforming acidic coiled-coil-containing protein 1 isoform X1 translates to MSWLSPVSWAKWTWTAVRGGEEEEEASGEREQFGERGEEEEEEEEEERSLSCSSDSEGHFDTPEAATPVRAPPTIPGELENNNTDAGKTDVDQEEHLIVTAPFEDQDIFLRHNMGQDEPTVPMGGPLEVNIQTLEAQQTENLPEASSSVPDPAAAFSVKEMPEAANKCRVPKSEPHQAPVPVLVADPVTDVTPVLASAPAPAPAPAPAPPPGPAPPSASAPAPAAAPAHAPAPPPGPAPPSAAAPAHAPAPAPPPASAQIPEPDLIQSSEPESKPASEPTVQKTEPVCIDLEKSEPVQKTKSSKSKPPSLKLKTSMNELAQTNEEEELPVPQASYKFNPDQLDDSFNPFTSGGSKIQNSPPPCGPSSLPRLEPLGSSLSDCEANSAASAEAETMESLSEPKPVMLEFGLDKETVSKPPPRNLGGKKKISKLAVKKQKPKGSEASSKPAPEPTISETDSQPAPEPVSELPPEPSLPVSDSAAPLNLDDVPIPKKGTYNFDPSQWDDPNFNPFGSSGSSPGLPKGSYSFDPDHLDDSVDPFKSSKTLSAEDSSSSVPQPEVKVKDGGKPTAGEKKVRQIPKKSKERTIKTSEQVKFLCFLLNSCKVQKYDESQSLVLDVCNKEEDEVVVQTPEITQRVHHATDEEKLASTGIMGPAIDSEEEREEPECFKASATIQPIIEKSVLDGAEFKTSDHFEEKDPCSLKDETHDLQSEVSMSQKEKVALSDTTGVAALSQDNMPLSEMDKAAVLTLIREEIITKEIEVNEWKRKYEESRAEVLEMRTIVAEYEKTVAQMIEDEQQQKTVSSSKSVRQLTLERDQAIADLNSVERSFADLFRRYENMKGVLEGFKKNEEVLKKCAQDYLMRIKQEEQRYQTLKVHAEEKLDKANEDIAQVRAKANSEGVALNASLRKEQMKVESLERAVLQKNQEIEELTKICDELITKLGTG
- the tacc1 gene encoding transforming acidic coiled-coil-containing protein 1 isoform X2 → MSWLSPVSWAKWTWTAVRGGEEEEEASGEREQFGERGEEEEEEEEEERSLSCSSDSEGHFDTPEAATPVRAPPTIPGELENNNTDAGKTDVDQEEHLIVTAPFEDQDIFLRHNMGQDEPTVPMGGPLEVNIQTLEAQQTENLPEASSSVPDPAAAFSVKEMPEAANKCRVPKSEPHQAPVPVLVADPVTDVTPVLASAPAPAPAPAPAPPPGPAPPSASAPAPAAAPAHAPAPPPGPAPPSAAAPAHAPAPAPPPASAQIPEPDLIQSSEPESKPASEPTVQKTEPVCIDLEKSEPVQKTKSSKSKPPSLKLKTSMNELAQTNEEEELPVPQASYKFNPDQLDDSFNPFTSGGSKIQNSPPPCGPSSLPRLEPLGSSLSDCEANSAASAEAETMESLSEPKPVMLEFGLDKETVSKPPPRNLGGKKKISKLAVKKQKPKGSEASSKPAPEPTISETDSQPAPEPVSELPPEPSLPVSDSAAPLNLDDVPIPKKGTYNFDPSQWDDPNFNPFGSSGSSPGLPKGSYSFDPDHLDDSVDPFKSSKTLSAEDSSSSVPQPEVKVKDGGKPTAGEKKVRQIPKKSKERTIKNSCKVQKYDESQSLVLDVCNKEEDEVVVQTPEITQRVHHATDEEKLASTGIMGPAIDSEEEREEPECFKASATIQPIIEKSVLDGAEFKTSDHFEEKDPCSLKDETHDLQSEVSMSQKEKVALSDTTGVAALSQDNMPLSEMDKAAVLTLIREEIITKEIEVNEWKRKYEESRAEVLEMRTIVAEYEKTVAQMIEDEQQQKTVSSSKSVRQLTLERDQAIADLNSVERSFADLFRRYENMKGVLEGFKKNEEVLKKCAQDYLMRIKQEEQRYQTLKVHAEEKLDKANEDIAQVRAKANSEGVALNASLRKEQMKVESLERAVLQKNQEIEELTKICDELITKLGTG